One Natronomonas moolapensis 8.8.11 genomic region harbors:
- the gatE gene encoding Glu-tRNA(Gln) amidotransferase subunit GatE, with the protein MTHDYEELGLVAGLEIHQQLDTASKLFCGCPTERRDPEEPVRSFTRYLHPTKSELGELDEAALEESRVDREFEYLAFDTTCLVEEDDEPPGRLDREALNTALEIAALLDCTVVDRAHVMRKIVVDGSNTSGFQRSTLVATDGEIETGDGPVGIADMLLEEESAARIEEREGGVTYALDRLGIPLVEIGTKPDIRTPEQAREAAERIGMLLRSTGKVKRGLGTIRQDVNVSIAEGARVEMKGVQSLDDIEALVAGEVDRQVELLDIADTLESRDAAVAEPTDATEVFADTDSGVIAGAEAVRAVRLVGFDGLVGREIQPDRRLGTELSDHAKRQGAGGIFHTDELPAYGVTETEVEALREAVAADPEDAVAIVAADTDVAERAIEAVAERAETAIEGVPEETRGANDDGTSRYLRPLPGAARMYPETDVPPADPDPAEIEAPELLTEKVERYREELDLGSGLAEQVAYGRHMPTFEAAVGRGVDPTTAASTLESTLTELRRDDVPVGNLTEEHLLSVLELVEAGELANEGIAPVLTELAADPTLSAEAAIETAGLSGVDREAVRETVVEVIERNESQIETEGMAAFSGLMGECMGALRGKADGEVVSELLREEIGRRT; encoded by the coding sequence ATGACCCACGACTACGAAGAATTGGGGCTCGTCGCCGGGCTGGAGATCCACCAACAGCTCGACACGGCGAGCAAGCTCTTCTGTGGCTGCCCGACCGAGCGGCGCGATCCCGAGGAGCCGGTCCGGTCGTTCACCCGATATCTCCACCCGACGAAGTCCGAACTCGGCGAGCTCGACGAGGCCGCCCTCGAGGAGTCCCGCGTCGACCGGGAGTTCGAGTATCTCGCCTTTGACACCACCTGTCTCGTCGAGGAGGACGACGAACCGCCGGGGCGACTCGATCGGGAGGCGCTGAACACCGCCCTGGAGATCGCGGCGCTTCTGGACTGTACGGTCGTCGATCGAGCCCACGTGATGCGGAAGATCGTCGTCGACGGCTCCAACACCTCGGGCTTTCAGCGCTCGACGCTCGTCGCCACCGACGGCGAAATCGAGACCGGCGACGGCCCCGTCGGGATCGCGGACATGCTGTTGGAAGAGGAGTCCGCGGCCCGGATCGAGGAGCGCGAGGGGGGCGTGACCTACGCGCTGGACCGCCTCGGCATCCCGCTCGTCGAGATCGGGACGAAACCCGACATCCGGACGCCAGAACAGGCCCGTGAGGCCGCCGAACGAATCGGGATGTTGCTCCGCTCGACCGGAAAGGTCAAACGCGGCCTCGGGACCATCCGCCAGGACGTGAACGTCTCGATTGCCGAGGGCGCACGCGTCGAAATGAAAGGCGTCCAGAGCCTCGACGACATCGAGGCCCTCGTCGCGGGCGAGGTCGACAGACAGGTCGAGTTGCTCGATATTGCCGACACGCTCGAATCCCGGGACGCCGCGGTCGCGGAGCCGACCGACGCGACCGAGGTGTTCGCCGACACCGACAGCGGTGTGATCGCCGGGGCCGAGGCCGTCCGCGCCGTCCGGCTCGTCGGGTTCGATGGCCTCGTCGGCCGCGAGATCCAGCCCGACCGACGCCTCGGGACCGAACTGTCCGACCACGCCAAACGTCAGGGGGCGGGCGGGATCTTCCACACCGACGAACTGCCCGCCTACGGCGTCACCGAAACCGAAGTCGAGGCGCTCCGAGAGGCCGTCGCTGCCGACCCCGAAGACGCGGTCGCGATCGTGGCCGCCGACACCGACGTCGCCGAGCGCGCCATCGAAGCCGTCGCCGAGCGCGCCGAGACCGCGATCGAGGGCGTTCCGGAGGAGACCCGTGGCGCGAACGACGACGGCACCTCCCGGTATCTCCGCCCGCTTCCGGGCGCGGCGCGGATGTACCCCGAGACCGACGTGCCGCCGGCCGACCCCGATCCGGCCGAGATCGAAGCGCCGGAACTGCTCACCGAAAAGGTCGAACGCTACCGCGAGGAGCTCGACCTCGGTTCGGGGCTGGCCGAGCAGGTCGCCTACGGCCGTCACATGCCGACGTTCGAGGCCGCCGTCGGGCGCGGCGTCGACCCGACGACCGCGGCGAGCACGCTCGAGTCGACGCTGACCGAACTCCGGCGCGACGACGTCCCCGTCGGGAACCTGACCGAAGAGCACCTGCTGTCGGTGCTCGAACTCGTCGAGGCGGGCGAGTTGGCCAACGAGGGGATCGCCCCTGTCCTGACCGAACTCGCCGCGGACCCGACGCTGTCGGCCGAGGCCGCGATCGAGACCGCGGGGCTGTCCGGCGTCGACCGAGAAGCCGTCCGAGAGACCGTCGTCGAGGTGATCGAGCGCAACGAGTCCCAGATCGAAACCGAGGGGATGGCCGCCTTCT